One Vicia villosa cultivar HV-30 ecotype Madison, WI linkage group LG5, Vvil1.0, whole genome shotgun sequence genomic window, CTTGAATGCATGCCAACTGAAAAGCTCAAGAGATTCACTTTCCCCCATTTCTTCTACAGTATACACTTGATCAACTCTACATGATCTAAGAAGATGCATGTCTCTTGTTGTGATGATTATTCTACTCCCCGGACCAAACCATTCGCGGCTTCCACACAAAGCCTTTAGTTGGTCCAGTTCATTCACATCATCAAGCACAACAAGTACCCTATTTTGTGCAAGTCTTTCCTTCAATATATTTTTCCCTGATTCTATGTCATGTATCTTGAATGTCGTagttttgtaaacatcacaaagTACCTGTTGCTGTAGAGAGACTAAATTAATATTTGTCTCCCAAAATTCTCTTATATTTAGAAGGAAGCTCCTTCCTTCAAATTTGCTCCCAATTTGATTATAAATGGATTTGGCAATGGTTGTCTTACCAACACCCCCCATTCCCCATATCCCTAAAAGTAAAACATCTGATTTTTGAAGATTTAGTAACTTAGTCGCAGCTTCCACACGAGATTCTACACCCACTGGATGTTCAGCAACAAATAACTCTGTCCTATGTAGCAAACGGGTGACATGTTCAACAATATTCTTGATATCTGCACTCTCATTCCTACAAAATATGAATCATTGATAAGTTGCACAATCATTTGTATGTATAAGCATCTCCAATATATTTCTACCAAATCAAGAAGGAGAATTATAATCGAGTATACGTGCATAATTTTATAAGATACAAATGTGTTGCAAACTTGCAATGGGAATGTAAGAGAAGCACAAGCTTTGTAAAACTAGTAATCCATTGGACATTTATCAAAAGCTAGTAGTGGTAATCCAAGAATCATTGTAGAGTAATTTAAGAGTCACTAGTAAGTCTACAAATTCATGTGCATGTTCTGATATAATTAGTTGTGAAATAAAAGAGGAAAACTATTAGGCTCTTGCATGATTTTTCTGTAGCATAAAACTGCCATATCCTCTATTTTTTAGTGATTCGGTTAAAGTTCTGCCTCTAGAGTACTTAACAgaatcatatttttatttaaaaatcattcaaaatagcTTTTCATTGCAATCAAATTTTAGATTTTGTAATAACTTTTAAAATGGACATTAGGTATCATTGCTATTAAGATTCCCACATTGGACAATATATGACCTagacatgtgcttataagtgggggcaatcctcaccctactagcCGATTTTGTAGGGTTGATTTAGGccaaaccacatttcttaacatggtatcagagcctcgtttaagatctggGAGGCCACCTACTAttaggtttccgctatcgggccacacACCATTTATTTtgacgctccagttgtctagtcctgggcgtgagggggtgtgttaaaaGTCCCACATAAGTGGGGGAAATCCTCACCCTACTAGCATCACAACGAACAATACTTCAAACTtcaaagagaaaataataaaaataaaaaacaacctgGAATCTCTAAGTACAAACCCTGCTATGCCACCAATATCAATGAGGTCTCTTCTCCAATTAGTCTTTGTGGATTCATCCACTGATATTGTTTTGATAAGATCTCCAAAAACTTCTCCAAATTGACCTGTCTGATGGCGTACTTCTGAGGGATCTACGTCATAGAACACAGGCATAACCACCATACCCCTTGTTCTACCAATCTCCATTATCTTAACCAACTCTAGCATACACCATCGAGAATTAGCATAATTTGAAGACAAAATAATGATGGAAATTCTAGATTGTCCGATTGCTCGCAACAGTGAGATTGAGATGTGATCTCCTCGTGGTATCTCATCATTGTCTCTGAAAGCATGAATTCCCGCATTTTGAAGAGAGGAATAGAGGTGTGACATGAACTTTGCACGACTGTCTTCCCCTCTAAAACTCAAGAACACGTCGTACATCTTTGGCTGAAACATCAAAACGAAAAAAAAAGAAGCTTAGATATATGGTAACTAAAATTCTTTAAGCCACTGATAGATCATTAAATAAGAGGGTACCCACAATTCATTttgttaataatttttatttcaaagtCATAAGAATTAACTTTTGATGTTCTTATGCTGATTAGGAAACCAAATGTTAACAGACTCATTAATGATCACTTTGCTTCCTTTGCTGTTATATAGTGGAACCAAAAAATCATGTATTGGTGATACATCAATCGTAGATATATATGTTACCACTCACCTGGTCAGTCTTATTACTTGATTCCCTCTTAATGATATCTCTTGCCATGGCTTGTAGCAAAACATGCATTCCAAGCTTGTTATTCTTATCAATGGTTAAAAGGCTCTTGTCTTCAAGGAGACTTATTTGAAGATTAGTGCATTGTGTCGACCTATTTAATGTATGAAGTACATCATTTTGGTCCATCCTGTTAAAGAAACATGCTATATCAAGGAATATTTGTTTCTCTTCATTACTCAAATCATCAAAACTCGTTTCTAGAGCATGTAGTACTTCTTGATCTGGGAAGGAAAATCTTTCGAGACTCCTCAATACACCTTTCCATTCAAGTACTTCCTTTCCGTGCAAAAACCCCCCGAGGGCTTTAAGAGCAAGAGGCAATCCCCTAGAATAAGCAACTAATTGTCTAGAAAGTTCACCAAAACTGTCTTGGGGAGTTGTTACTTGGCTGAATGCACACCAATTAAAAAGCTCAATCGATTCACTTTCTTCCAATTCTTTCACTCTATATATATGGTCAACTCCATGCTTCGTGAGTAGATTCCTATCCCTGGTCGTGATGATTATTTTGCTACCTGGACCAAACCAATCCCGATTTCCGCACAAAGACTTTAGCTGCTCCAATTTATCAACATTGTCAAGTACAAGAAGTACCCTTTTATTATGAAGTCTTTCTTTTAAAACAACTTTTCCTGATTCAGCCGTACCTATCTTTGTTTCAGTTGGTTTGCCCCTATAAGAAAGAAGTTTCTCTTGTAAAGAAACTACACCTCCATCTGTTTTCCAAACTTCCCTGACATTATCGAGCAAGAACTTGTACTCAAAATAAGGACCAACCTGATTATAAACGGCTTCAGCAATAGTTGATTTACCAATCCCTGCCATCCCCCATATCCCCAGTAGGAGAGGATATCTTGATTGTTTCAATAGTTGAATCACATCTTGCACCCTATATTTTAAACTCACAGTATAGAAAGCACCCAAAAAGTCACTCTTCTTGTTTATCAAACGAATAACACTTTCAACTATATCCCCAATATATTCCCTTCCATAACTGTATTAATAACATAAACAATAGATGATTAGATGCATAACAACATTGTCCAACATGTGCATAGGTGAAAAAAAGGTCGTATCATAAAGATGGAATGAGcaacatggttttaaattgcagtcCGCACGACCGCCATTAGAAATTACATCAGACAATTGCGCCCATGTTTCTTCAAGTATTTTCCTCAAAACCTAAAATTTCATAATCCCAAACTCAATTTACTTCCTATGTAATGAAAAAATCTTAATATCAAGTTTCTTAACGGTATATTTCAAACACCTCCAAATTGAAATTCACACTCTGCAACGGCCATAATGCACATCAGCAACCGCAATGGCAACACCAGTAACCGCATCCGCAACatcaaccgcaatttaaaaccatgtggagtaataataatataatttcaaatcaagaaagtttcaacttaAAAATTACCTGTCTGCAAAATCAATCACTCCTGAATATGCAGTAGTTTTAGTGATGGCTGCCACCCAACTCATGAACTTATCTTCCTCTTCGAACGAGGTTTCCTTTACCCAAATTGTATACACAAGATCATGAAAAGCCTCTCCACCAATTCCAAGCGACGAGTAGTCGTTGTAACCATCATAGAGCAAAGGAAGAACAATAAGACCAGTTGTGTTTAAGCAACACTGTGTTATTTTCTCAAATTCTTGAAGACAAGGTCTTGAATTAACATAATTCCTCGAAAACACAATAACAGCAACTTTGCAATCTCCTATGACATTCAGCATAGAGGTTGGTATTTCTCTGTCACGACTTTGAAGCTTCTCGTCGTACCAGAAAACATTAAATTGAGCTTTTCTAGTTCTACTAAGAGCGGCGTAGATACGCTTGGCGAAAGAAGCAGTGTCTTGGTTGCAGAAACTCAAGTACACGTTGTGCTTCTTCCTCTTTGGATTAGCAGTTGTATTAGTACTAGTAGACATGGTTTGGAATTGGATTTGATGAataaattaggtcaaagtgaGTGATGAATTATGAGGCAAATTAAATCCTCTCTGAATATGAACAGAAAATTCCTGCTTGTTTTATGAGATTATTACAAGTCAACTCAAAGTCTATTCATAAAGTAGAACTATtgcatttgaagtgaaatatgGCTGAAATTTTGAGCCACAAAATGTTAATAATATGAAATAGGATAAGGGTAAATTAGGAGTGATAGATTCATTAACCTATTGGAGGTCAAATTTAAGCTTCACAAGCCACCAAAAACTCTTGGTGCATGCACACTCCAATACAAACATCAACCTTGAAAAATGCAACTTTCTAGGCACTAGAAATAAACAACAGCATTTTAGAGGAAAGAGAATTTTATAACTGAATATTAGAGAATGATAGAGGGGAATGGTGGTGCAGTAGGATCCTATTTGGGATTGGAAGCTATTTTGATTCCTCATGGATTTGCTATGAAAAGGAGGTGTTGGAagctattttgatttttttagtacACTTATTCATACCACTAAAAACTCTGtaattttgaaaaacattaaatttgtattaattggagttttgaaaaatttagacaaattaattatatataatttttattattttaatagttcaaaaattaaaaatatattaataataaatattatttatataaaatctttttttaaaacatttaaagatttttttatattttttcaaaaaattattttttaaaactctcttccctccaaactttccgacaaaattttatttttaaggcTAAAAGCTATGTTTGGATACTATAATACGAATTGAATAGAATTAAGGAATTAAGTAGAGTGGAATGGAGGAGAGCATAATAAAACAAagatttgaatattttattatgGAATAGAGCAATTTTGTTATTCCGTCCAAATCGAAGAATACAAAAAATGATAGAAAGTGGTTGAATAGGATGAAATGCATTCCATCTGACTCTGTTCCAttccattattttttaattaatccaAATTGTGGAATATTGGACTGAACTCTAGTCTCGACAATGGGTAGCTTCTGGTCCAACAAGGATTAAGCATGAGGTCGAAGTCTGTTCGCATGTTGTTGTTGAAATAGTGCATGTAGTAGTCGAAGTTGTTCTAACATGCATTAGTTGTTATATGCTAGGTTTGTTAGCATTTCGAATTGGGCCTACCTATTTaagcccaattgtttaagttagcttgtagccTTTGTTAGCTTAGTAGTTTATAAATAGACCAGTTCTCTCAGGTTGTTGAGAgaggttaattgttgttattcacttgtaatcATTGTAACCTTAATTGAGTAAGTGAGTCGAAAAACAATTTCAACCAATTCTTCTTCTTACCTGCTCTCTCCCTTTATTCGTAAAATCCTAATAGGGTTTCTTGTGTTTGTTCAAGAAACTTAATCTTTCTTATAGTCGTGGTTTGTTCTTGATGGCACTCCGTTGCAACAAATTGGGGCGGTGAGTATGGAGAAGATGTCGTCAACAAAgtgtgagattgaaaagttcacaaGAGTGAACGATTTCGGTCTATGGCGCTTAacgatgaaagccctactggttcagcactGTTGGTTAGAAGAGTTGAAGGGAGCTGCAACCATGGACGTTGAGTTAACGGAGAAAGAGAAAAGGACTATGGTAGAGAAATCCCACAGCGccggtctaaatgttcatatatatgcgatCTAtgaggcttcttaagtaatatgcattaattgaaaacattaataagaaagaggcttttaaataggtTTTCAGGCCAGGTCaagcttttaaaaaggccaggccaggctgaaaaaacgagcctatagtaggccacaggccaggctcaggccttgtaagtttatcgtaggccaggcccaggcctgataaagcctagcctagcctagcctattcccacccctactctTAACCAGCCTTGTGCATCCCATAACCCaaatcatcttcataatcaaaattttcaaaattctttttttattcCAAATCCACAAAATAACCCACATTTTGGAAATTATCCATATCATACACCACCTTACCCATATCAATATCAGCAATTTTCATCTCAATCAACCAATCCCACCATATCTCATCGAGTTCAAATAGTTGGTAGTGACATGTAATCTAATGATAAAGAGCTTGAATCACCACAAGTTCTCACTTAAGGTGGGTCAGAAACTATTAACCTTGGTGAAGAAATTGGTCCTGTGCCTATTACGAATACACCAAAAACAAGATTCCAACCAAAGGAGGATGAAGTTCTTATTTAATCTTGGCTCAATATTTCAAAGGATTCAATTGTTGGAGTTGATCAAAAAGGAGATTGTTTTTGGAAGAGGATTTGGGAAGCTTACAACAAGCAACACGACGACACCACCAAATGATTCTAataatgattttcaagagttcCTACGTAGAAGACACCATGTTCGCAACAAAGAAATTCATCGACACCTTCAACAAGACTTGATAGAACATATATGGGAACGTTTTGGGCATGAGAATAATCacaactaaaaattattttaaatgttttactaTATTTTCTACTAGTAGTTTATTTTGgcatttatgaattttttaaatgtattttcatataatttattggTGTTTAttgaatatgtttttatttaatcgaatttatttgtttaatataaatatttatatattaatgtaaaatttgaaatatattaTGAGATTAGTAGGATCCATTGTAGAATTTTAGATGAGTGGTATGGATATTTAGAAATTGTAGTAGAGTTGCTTAATTAATTGGGAAGtgtgaaataatatattatactAATGGGCCCATCTATACCACCAAATTAAGTGGCATGGATGCCGATGCTCTCACGGTCCTTCCCTTACACATTACTCTAAATGACCAAGCAAAAGTTGCATGCATGAAAAGAGGAAAAGCTTTACTTGAAGTAGACACAACTTGTGCACTATGATTAAAGGGAAAATATTCAGCTGCTACACAGCCACAATACACTGCCATACACTCctcatataaaaagaaaaatcCCTCACCATTTCTAGCTCACGTTttcattttcttattttctcAGTTTTCATACAGCTTTCACTCTCTCTAATTCTCATTCTCCTCTCTCACCTTCATTTCTCAACTTCAACCACCATTAACGGTTTCTCTAACCGTTTCACCATCATCATCACCTCTCTCAACCACCTGTAATCGTCTCAACCTTCATCAAACTTCATCACCATATACTCCATCAAAGCATCACTTTGTCACCTTTATCCtcacatcatcatcaataagcagTCCTTCATCTCTCTTATCTGAAAACCAAATTTGTTTCTTAATGTCAAGGATTTAGTGAAGGCCTAAGTTTAATTCTCAGGAGATTGATAGGGTTTGAGGCTCAGCATCAAGAATCAAGGAAGTAGCTGGTAGAGGTTTCTTAAAGCTTTGATCGAAGAATCATTCAGGTAAGTGTTTCCAATCTTTCTCAGCATGATAGTTGAACGTGTTAGGGCATGATGCATCTGGCTGTGCTCCTTCCACCGGGAGGTTGGGTGAGTAGCACCAAATGTTGAGGTGGTTGTATGTTGCATTTTCCTAATTGCAGGTCTGAAACTTTATGCTCATGATGTAAACGTGTTTGTTTATGGATTTGAATGTTGTATTCGCATTCAGTGTGTGAAAACAGATTTATTCATAGATGTAGTGGTGTTTTAGTGAGATCTTGGAGTTTAGGGTTTGGACGTTAGTCTCGGTTATGGCTTCTTACTCTTTCATTGTCTTTCATCTCTATGAGTAACCAAACGATCAAGTTAGTCTTAAGTAGCTTGAAATTTCAGGTTAGgcctgaaaattctagtaacaaacAATCGATGTCGtatcggatgttatgacatccactacTGAACAAATTATTACTTTTAGCAGTAAGTaaataaaacagtaaagaacaaggggaattgtttacccagttcggtgtacaacaacacctactctgggggctaccaagccaaggagaAAATCCACTATAAGTAGTAGTAATTCAGAGCTAATTAACTAGTTTacactcctcacttaagacctacccaatgcaatctcaaTCTACTTCTAGACCTGAGTTCCTACTCACTCctcctcaatcacagcagtgatatcAAAATCAAGTAAAAGTAAAATCAGACTGAAGACACACTTTAAAAAAATCTTGatattgcttaaaagcttcaatcaagagacacattACTCGTGCTTAAATGCTTATAGTGACACAATAAATTATAACTCAAAcaccctattccaatacaatcatcaaagtgACAATTGCTTGAATTACAAGAAAACACTAAGACACAAACACACGTGAAAACTCATTTCACAAAACACATAATTCTTCACTTAAAAATCTCTGCCTCTGCAAGTTGGATTAGCAATCTTCTTATAGGCAGATCCTGGGCCTTGGGCCTAAAGtatataaattagggttaaccaagttaacctaatttccacagtCTTAGGGTGCTATAATATAGGCCATAGGCTTGGTCTTTTATTGGTATACAATCAACACTGAACGGATAGTTTCCTAAAATatagcctgagataaataaggaaacataacagaAATATAACAGCTCATTCTTTCCAGATACTGATGTCACAATATTCAGCATGACATCCAGTAAAACTCTGTATTATCTAAGCACACAAATCCTGCAGTACATTACacaagcatgtcatgacattagttAAGACATCTAAACACAGACatatgttttaccataaaatgcagccaatcacaaacatctacaaactcccctttgacaaatttttggctaaaacaacctgtcaccaTATCAGAGATCACATGCAGCAAAAAAATCATACAACTTCATCATGCAGGATAGCTAATACATTACCATTCATCTACCAATCATAACACACATCTACACTACCACACATCTACAAATCATAACACACGGCTACACTACCACACATCTACCAACTATTAGCTACAATACCACATCAGATGGAACTTCAGAACTTTAGAAATAGCTAGATATCCATACAACTTAATCAGAAAAAGTTGTTCACACAtctgttctggggtgacattatCACTCCCCCTTTTTGGCCATAAAAGTTGCCAAAGCAACTAGATATCCATATTAAGTACAGACTagatcaaaattcaacaaaaatattaaaaatcatcgTTAAAAAGACCAAAAATACTCTAGTCATCAGACTCAGAGCCACTGAAGCTATCATCATCAACTTCTTCATCTGTGCCATCATCTGGACTGGCATTGCCTTCACTTTCCTCATCTGACCCATCCTCCTCTTCACTACCAACCCCATCCTGTTCAACCTTTTCATCCTCTTTCTAAGACATATCACCATCAGCAAGATCATCATTTTCATTCATCTCCAAGGAGCTGATTAGATTTTCAAGAGTCAGCTTCCTTGTTTCCAATTCCTTGCACATTTAACTGAACATTGCTATTACTTCAGCTTTGCTTGTCTTTGAGGTTCCCTTGGATGTCTCCGCAGAAGTCATAACAATGTCTAGAATATGGGTTCCTTGAAACAGCTTGTAGTGAAAGGACAAGGTACTTTCTCTCTTGCAGATAGAGACATTTTCATTTAAAATGTTAAGGTACTGATTCAAAATGATACCTGATATAATAGATGGGAAGACAATAGGACCTTTCACACTAAAACTCCCTGCATGTTTCATTGTCTGATCAAAGATGTAAGTACCATTGTCAAACCTTGTCTTGGTTCC contains:
- the LOC131601405 gene encoding uncharacterized protein LOC131601405 isoform X1, whose product is MSTSTNTTANPKRKKHNVYLSFCNQDTASFAKRIYAALSRTRKAQFNVFWYDEKLQSRDREIPTSMLNVIGDCKVAVIVFSRNYVNSRPCLQEFEKITQCCLNTTGLIVLPLLYDGYNDYSSLGIGGEAFHDLVYTIWVKETSFEEEDKFMSWVAAITKTTAYSGVIDFADSYGREYIGDIVESVIRLINKKSDFLGAFYTVSLKYRVQDVIQLLKQSRYPLLLGIWGMAGIGKSTIAEAVYNQVGPYFEYKFLLDNVREVWKTDGGVVSLQEKLLSYRGKPTETKIGTAESGKVVLKERLHNKRVLLVLDNVDKLEQLKSLCGNRDWFGPGSKIIITTRDRNLLTKHGVDHIYRVKELEESESIELFNWCAFSQVTTPQDSFGELSRQLVAYSRGLPLALKALGGFLHGKEVLEWKGVLRSLERFSFPDQEVLHALETSFDDLSNEEKQIFLDIACFFNRMDQNDVLHTLNRSTQCTNLQISLLEDKSLLTIDKNNKLGMHVLLQAMARDIIKRESSNKTDQPKMYDVFLSFRGEDSRAKFMSHLYSSLQNAGIHAFRDNDEIPRGDHISISLLRAIGQSRISIIILSSNYANSRWCMLELVKIMEIGRTRGMVVMPVFYDVDPSEVRHQTGQFGEVFGDLIKTISVDESTKTNWRRDLIDIGGIAGFVLRDSRNESADIKNIVEHVTRLLHRTELFVAEHPVGVESRVEAATKLLNLQKSDVLLLGIWGMGGVGKTTIAKSIYNQIGSKFEGRSFLLNIREFWETNINLVSLQQQVLCDVYKTTTFKIHDIESGKNILKERLAQNRVLVVLDDVNELDQLKALCGSREWFGPGSRIIITTRDMHLLRSCRVDQVYTVEEMGESESLELFSWHAFKQPSPTKDFATHSKNVITYSGRLPLALQVLGSYLSDCEITEWHKALDKLKCIPHDQVHKKLKVSFDGLKDVTEKQIFLDIACFFIGMDKNDVIQILNGCGFFGEIGIKVLVERALVSVDNRNKLRMHYLLRDMGRQIIYEESPFDPEKRSRLWRPEEVFDLLSKHKGTEAVKGLALEFPRKNAVCLSTKAFKKMNKLRLLQLAGVQLDGDFKYLSGDLRWLHWRGFPSTYTPVEFQQGSLVSIELKYSHLKQIWKKSQVLENLKILNLSHSRDLTETPYFSFLPNLEKLVLKDCPNLSEVSQSIGSLHKLLLINLTDCTSLQNLPISIYKLKSLESLILSGCSKINKLEEDLEQMESLTTLIADKTAITKVPYSIVRLKNIGYISICGFEGFSRDVFPSLIRSWLSPSSNVISLVQTSTSMSSLGTFKDLLKLRILCVECGSKLQLTQDVARIFDALKATFFHKFEANARETTSQISDIHASPLIDDLLGQVHISGSNNYLKSLLIQMGTKCQVSNITEYNIFQTADAFWDSFVLPCDNNSDWLTFRCKGRGIVFDLPTKKGHNLKSMLLLVVYSSSPDTITSKGCQGVLIINFTKATIHACKRDTLTSFEDEDWQSITSNLEPGNKVGVMVVFGEGFIVKFTSISLLYDEPINKEMEHCNAEYGEDDVIVSSDGDKDVSDYVNVSMDNDVISPGEDDNISEHKHSHAADKNSTLSHDDAMEANKIYAVSGGGDIPPDNIVPISRENENVSDSNNGDLVDRDANVSGKAYKNVVVSSGDKNRIRRLFTKLPSLVRAVLISRSFWCSLISILVWITCRGFKKRRSRNILTRKCRSTQRGTWLMDCAHKLFTYKKANKAHSLSRSELSLYGMK
- the LOC131601405 gene encoding uncharacterized protein LOC131601405 isoform X2, with the protein product MSTSTNTTANPKRKKHNVYLSFCNQDTASFAKRIYAALSRTRKAQFNVFWYDEKLQSRDREIPTSMLNVIGDCKVAVIVFSRNYVNSRPCLQEFEKITQCCLNTTGLIVLPLLYDGYNDYSSLGIGGEAFHDLVYTIWVKETSFEEEDKFMSWVAAITKTTAYSGVIDFADSYGREYIGDIVESVIRLINKKSDFLGAFYTVSLKYRVQDVIQLLKQSRYPLLLGIWGMAGIGKSTIAEAVYNQVGPYFEYKFLLDNVREVWKTDGGVVSLQEKLLSYRGKPTETKIGTAESGKVVLKERLHNKRVLLVLDNVDKLEQLKSLCGNRDWFGPGSKIIITTRDRNLLTKHGVDHIYRVKELEESESIELFNWCAFSQVTTPQDSFGELSRQLVAYSRGLPLALKALGGFLHGKEVLEWKGVLRSLERFSFPDQEVLHALETSFDDLSNEEKQIFLDIACFFNRMDQNDVLHTLNRSTQCTNLQISLLEDKSLLTIDKNNKLGMHVLLQAMARDIIKRESSNKTDQPKMYDVFLSFRGEDSRAKFMSHLYSSLQNAGIHAFRDNDEIPRGDHISISLLRAIGQSRISIIILSSNYANSRWCMLELVKIMEIGRTRGMVVMPVFYDVDPSEVRHQTGQFGEVFGDLIKTISVDESTKTNWRRDLIDIGGIAGFVLRDSRNESADIKNIVEHVTRLLHRTELFVAEHPVGVESRVEAATKLLNLQKSDVLLLGIWGMGGVGKTTIAKSIYNQIGSKFEGRSFLLNIREFWETNINLVSLQQQVLCDVYKTTTFKIHDIESGKNILKERLAQNRVLVVLDDVNELDQLKALCGSREWFGPGSRIIITTRDMHLLRSCRVDQVYTVEEMGESESLELFSWHAFKQPSPTKDFATHSKNVITYSGRLPLALQVLGSYLSDCEITEWHKALDKLKCIPHDQVHKKLKVSFDGLKDVTEKQIFLDIACFFIGMDKNDVIQILNGCGFFGEIGIKVLVERALVSVDNRNKLRMHYLLRDMGRQIIYEESPFDPEKRSRLWRPEEVFDLLSKHKGTEAVKGLALEFPRKNAVCLSTKAFKKMNKLRLLQLAGVQLDGDFKYLSGDLRWLHWRGFPSTYTPVEFQQGSLVSIELKYSHLKQIWKKSQVLENLKILNLSHSRDLTETPYFSFLPNLEKLVLKDCPNLSEVSQSIGSLHKLLLINLTDCTSLQNLPISIYKLKSLESLILSGCSKINKLEEDLEQMESLTTLIADKTAITKVPYSIVRLKNIGYISICGFEGFSRDVFPSLIRSWLSPSSNVISLVQTSTSMSSLGTFKDLLKLRILCVECGSKLQLTQDVARIFDALKATFFHKFEANARETTSQISDIHASPLIDDLLGQVHISGSNNYLKSLLIQMGTKCQVSNITEYNIFQTADAFWDSFVLPCDNNSDWLTFRCKGRGIVFDLPTKKGHNLKSMLLLVVYSSSPDTITSKGCQGVLIINFTKATIHACKRDTLTSFEDEDWQSITSNLEPGNKVGVMVVFGEGFIVKFTSISLLYDEPINKEMEHCNAEYGEDDVIVSSDGDKDVSDYVNVSMDNDVISPGEDDNISEHKHSHAADKNSTLSHDDAMEANKIYAVSGGGDIPPDNIVPISRENENVSDSNNGDLVDRDANVSGKAYKNVVVSSGDKNRIRRLFTKLPSLVRAVLISRSFWCSLISILVWITCRGFKKRRSRNILTRSTQRGTWLMDCAHKLFTYKKANKAHSLSRSELSLYGMK